In Mytilus edulis chromosome 6, xbMytEdul2.2, whole genome shotgun sequence, the following proteins share a genomic window:
- the LOC139527722 gene encoding proline-serine-threonine phosphatase-interacting protein 1-like isoform X1 has translation MGRHNKSFVENFWVEDINSSSGFDVLCARMRDGRKLCKEIDDYLRQRSKIETQYVKELQKLNKQDNKEDLGGLEIAWREMKQQTERIAHHHDLAAKQFLNVANELTSFNTEQKKVTKEWEDKVSKLHSAAKNTYAKVNNQQKVYVSKYDENASAQAALKYNEKHSGNITPKEMDKTRTKADKARDELEKTDTLYQNLVKQVQEEMSTWEKEMSGLCKKFQDLDEQRIDHLRDYLWKCTNIDSQANVDHDQCCENVRLILEKCDIDNDIDHFITRFKTGNRHPARVEYKGHAKISTPVSNRRLPSIPNSGSHIYADVS, from the exons ATGGGTCGTCATAATAAAAGTTTCGTCGAGAATTTTTGg GTTGAGGATATAAACAGTTCTTCAGGTTTTGATGTGTTATGTGCTCGTATGAGGGATGGCAGAAAGCTGTGTAAAGAAATAGATGACTACTTACGACagag ATCAAAAATTGAAACTCAGTATGTTAAAGAATTACAGAAACTGAACAAACAAGACAACAAAGAAGATTTAGG GGGTTTAGAAATTGCTTGGAGAGAAATGAAACAACAAACGGAAAGAATAGCACACCACCATGACTTGGCAGCGAAACAATTTCTCAACGTAGCAAATGAACTAACCTCATTTAATACTGAACAAAAGAAAGTCACAAAAGAG TGGGAGGACAAAGTATCAAAGCTTCATAGTGCTGCCAAAAATACATACGCTAAGGTTAATAAT CAACAAAAAGTGTATGTTTCTAAGTATGATGAAAACGCCAGTGCTCAAGCCGCCTTAAAGTACAACGAGAAACACAGTGGTAACATCACGCCTAAAGAAATGGATAAG aCCAGAACAAAAGCTGACAAAGCAAGGGATGAGTTAGAGAaaacag ATACGTTATATCAAAATCTTGTGAAGCAGGTCCAAGAGGAGATGTCAACATGGGAAAAAGAAATGTCTGGTTTATGTAAA AAATTCCAAGATTTAGATGAGCAAAGAATTGACCATTTACGTGATTATTTATGGAAGTGTACAAACATAGACTCACAGGCGAATGTTGATCATGATCAG TGTTGTGAAAATGTCAGACTTATATTGGAAAAATGTGATATAGACAATGATATTGATCATTTCATAACCAGATTCAAAACTGGAAACAGACATCCTG CACGGGTTGAATACAAAGGTCATGCAAAAATAAGCACACCAGTTAGTAACCGAAGGTTGCCATCGATACCCAACTCAGGATCTCATATTTATGCTGATGTTAGTT AG
- the LOC139527722 gene encoding proline-serine-threonine phosphatase-interacting protein 1-like isoform X2 — MRDGRKLCKEIDDYLRQRSKIETQYVKELQKLNKQDNKEDLGGLEIAWREMKQQTERIAHHHDLAAKQFLNVANELTSFNTEQKKVTKEWEDKVSKLHSAAKNTYAKVNNQQKVYVSKYDENASAQAALKYNEKHSGNITPKEMDKTRTKADKARDELEKTDTLYQNLVKQVQEEMSTWEKEMSGLCKKFQDLDEQRIDHLRDYLWKCTNIDSQANVDHDQCCENVRLILEKCDIDNDIDHFITRFKTGNRHPARVEYKGHAKISTPVSNRRLPSIPNSGSHIYADVS; from the exons ATGAGGGATGGCAGAAAGCTGTGTAAAGAAATAGATGACTACTTACGACagag ATCAAAAATTGAAACTCAGTATGTTAAAGAATTACAGAAACTGAACAAACAAGACAACAAAGAAGATTTAGG GGGTTTAGAAATTGCTTGGAGAGAAATGAAACAACAAACGGAAAGAATAGCACACCACCATGACTTGGCAGCGAAACAATTTCTCAACGTAGCAAATGAACTAACCTCATTTAATACTGAACAAAAGAAAGTCACAAAAGAG TGGGAGGACAAAGTATCAAAGCTTCATAGTGCTGCCAAAAATACATACGCTAAGGTTAATAAT CAACAAAAAGTGTATGTTTCTAAGTATGATGAAAACGCCAGTGCTCAAGCCGCCTTAAAGTACAACGAGAAACACAGTGGTAACATCACGCCTAAAGAAATGGATAAG aCCAGAACAAAAGCTGACAAAGCAAGGGATGAGTTAGAGAaaacag ATACGTTATATCAAAATCTTGTGAAGCAGGTCCAAGAGGAGATGTCAACATGGGAAAAAGAAATGTCTGGTTTATGTAAA AAATTCCAAGATTTAGATGAGCAAAGAATTGACCATTTACGTGATTATTTATGGAAGTGTACAAACATAGACTCACAGGCGAATGTTGATCATGATCAG TGTTGTGAAAATGTCAGACTTATATTGGAAAAATGTGATATAGACAATGATATTGATCATTTCATAACCAGATTCAAAACTGGAAACAGACATCCTG CACGGGTTGAATACAAAGGTCATGCAAAAATAAGCACACCAGTTAGTAACCGAAGGTTGCCATCGATACCCAACTCAGGATCTCATATTTATGCTGATGTTAGTT AG